The Streptomyces sp. 135 sequence GGTGGTCTCGGGTGTCGGGCCGTGCTGTGGCTGTGGCTGTGGGGCGGGAGCGTGGCCGGGCGGGGACGGGAGGGGTTCCGGCGGCGCGGGCGGGGTTCGCGCCGCGAAGGCCGCGCGGCCCGCCAGGCGGTCGGTGACCGGGGCCGGCCAGCGGGGCGGGGCGGTGGGGCCGTGTTGTGCGGCCAGGTCGAGCAGTTCCGCCGCCGTCGGGCGGCCCTCGGGGTCCTTGTCCAGGCACGTGTCGACGATCTCGGCCAACCGCGGGTCCAGCTCGCGCAGCGGGCCGAGGTCGGGGGCGTCGTGGACGATGCGGTAGAGCGGGCTGCCCTCGGCGCCGTCCTTGAACGGCCAGCGGCCGCTCGCCGCGTAGGCGACCAGCAGGCCCAGCGTGAAGATGTCGGAGGCCCTGGTCAACCGCCGCTTTCCGGAGGCCTGTTCGGGCGACATGTACGCCGGCGTGCCGACGATGAGGCCGGTCTGGGTCAGCTGGCTCTGCTCGGCGGCGCGGGCGATGCCGAAGTCGATGAGGGCGACGCCGTCGAGGGTCAGCATCACGTTCGACGGCTTGAGGTCCCGGTGCACCATGTCGCGGGCGTGGACGGAGGCCAGGCCAGCGGCCACCTCCCGCAGGAGCCGCCACAGGGAGTCGGCCGGCAACGGCCCTCCGTGCGGTTCGACGGCCTCGGCCAGGGTGATCCCGGGGACGTACGCGGTGGCGAACCACGGCGGTTCCGCGGTGCGGTCGCTCGCGAGGAGCGGGGCGGTGGCCTCGGCCGGCAGGCGCGCGAGGTTGTCCATCTCCTGCCCGAAGCGGCGTACGAACCCCTCGTCCTCGGCGACGACGGACGCCAGCATCTGCTTGACGGCGGCGTACCGCCCGTCGACGACGCCGAGATACACCCGTCCCATGCCGCCGACCCCGAGGCGCCCCACCAGCGGGATCGAACCGATCCGCCGCGGATCCCGCTCGCGCAGCGGCTCGGCGCCGCTGCCCGTGAGGTCGAACCCGTCCTGTCCGCCTGCCCCGTCCACCGTCTCCCCGTTCACCGGCCGCCGGCCGGACCCGTGCCGTTCCCGTGCGCACCCCCGTCCGCACGGACGGACACCGGCCCGGGCCGACCGGTGACCAGTGTGGACCATCGATCGGCCGGGTTGGAAGATCTTTCTAGAAAAGTATTCCACTTCCGGTGGAGCGGAGGCGTTCGGTCCGCCTTGCTGGGCGGGGGTCTACGCTGGTGGGCACCATGAGCCCCAAGCAACAACGTGGCGCGGAAACCGCCGAGCGCCTCCTGGACGCCGCCCTTCAGGTGTACGCCGACTCCGGGGAGCAGGGTGTCACCGTCAGCGCTCTCACCAAGGCGAGCGGCGTCAGCCTCGGCAGTCTCTACCACCACTTCGGCAGCGTCGACGGCCTGATGAACGCCCTGCTGCTGCGCTGGCTCGGACGTCTCCTCGGCGAGCTGGCCGCGGCCGTCGAGCGTTCCCGCACGGCGCGCGGTGGCGTCCGCGCGCTCGTGCGGACCTATCTGGCGTTCATCCAGGAGCACCCGGACGCCTCGCGGCTCCTGCACTCCTCCTATGCCGACCGGGTGGGGATGGCCCACGCCAAGCAGCTGCGCGACGCCCAGGAGGCCCGGCTGTCGCCGCTGGCCGAGTGGGTGCGGCGGCACACGGAGTCGGGCGAGATCGCGCCGCTGGACGTGCCCATGGTCGAGGCGCTCGTCATGGGGCCGATCGTCGCGACCGCGCGCCGCCGGCTCTCCGGTCTGGACGACGTCGACCTCGGGCGGGCCGCGCGCGTTCTGCCGGATCGGATCTGGCGGTCGCTCACGCCCTGAATCCGTAAGGGATTCTACTTGCGGGACGTCGGCTCTCGTCATGGTCGAAAGTCCCGAACGTGGAGCGGGAGTTGAGATGCCGTCACCGATATGATCGATATCATCTAGCGCATGACAGGCTCATCGACGCTCGGAACAAGGCCGGAATGAACGTGGTTCGCGTACTCGTCGTCGATGACCAGCCCGTGATCCGCGCCGGCCTGCGCGCATTGCTCGGCGCGGCCGACGACCTGGTGGTCGTGGGCGAGGCGGCCGACGGTGCGGAAGCGGTCGGAATGGCCAGGGAACTCGCCCCGGACGTGGTACTCCTCGACCTGCGCATGCCGGGGGTCGACGGAATTGACGCGACGCTTCAGCTGGCGCGTTCCATGCCTTCCGCGCGGGTCCTCGTGCTGACCAACCATGACTCGGACGAAGCGGTCCTCGACGCATTCCGGGCGGGGGCGGCGGGGCTTCTCCTGAAGACGTCGACGCCTCGGGAGATCGTCTCGTCCGTGCGTTCCGTGGCGGCCGGCGCGAGCGTTCTCTCGTACGCCGTGATGAAACGTCTCGTCGGTCGGACCGCACCGGTCACGCGAATTCCGAGGGCGTCCGAACTGGCCGCGAAGGTCGCCTCGTTCGGGGAGAGTGAAGTGAAGGTGCTCGCGCTGGTCGGCGCCGGAATGAGCAACAAGGAGATATCCGCGGCGCTGCATCTGTCGCTGACCAGCGTCAAGACGTATGTCTCGCGGATCCTGCGGCGGCTCGGCCTCGACAACCGGACGCAGGCGGCGATCCTCGCGTATGAGCTGGGGCTTTCCGAGGCGGGGAGCGCGGCGGGGGTGACTCCGGCGCTCGTCGGGCCCGACGAAAGTTGAGGGCAGTTGTCTCCCTATGGTGCGACCTGTCCACTTTGGAGGGGCATGGCGTTGTTCGGGGCACGGAACGCTGAATCGGGGCGCGTTCCGCACAACCGAGAGGTGACGCCGTGCAGGTCGAGAGAGCCGCGGAAGTCGAGAGAGCCGCGGAAGTCGAGAGAGTTGACCGCTTCGGGGACGCCGCGTTGTGCGAACGGGTGCGGCGAGGAGATCCGCGGGCATTCCACGCGTTGTGGGAGCGGCATCTGCGTACGGCGCGGCAATGCGCTCTGCGCTGTACGCACGGCAGTACGGCCGACGCCGAGGACGCCGTTTCCGAGGCGATGCTCGGCCTGTTGCAGGCATTGCGCGGCGGTCACGGTCCGGTCGGGAACGTCGCGGCGTATGTGAGGGTCTCCGTACGCCATGCGGCCGCCCGTACCACCGAACGGCGCCGGCGTGAGATTCCCGTCGCCGAACTTCCCGACCGGCCCGGCGAGAATTCCTGCCGGGTCACCGCGCACTTCGACGCCGCCTGCGCGCGGGAGGCGTTTCTCGGTCTTTCAGAGCAACGCCGCACCGCGATACGGCTCTTCGCCCTGGAGGAGAAAAGCGCGGGACACGTCGGTGACCGGCTCGGTATCGCCGCCACCGCCGCGTCCTCTTTCGTCTACCGGTCCAAAGAGGCGCTGCGCGCGGGCTTTCTGCGCCGCCACGTGAATCCCGCCAGCGCGGAATGCGCCGAGGTGATGGACCGGGTCGTGGCGGTCTTGCGGGGGCGTTCCCCGCGGCGGCACACCGCGGCCGTCCTCGCTCATCTGCGGGGTTGCGCGGCGTGCCGGGAGGGGCAGCGGCAGCTGTCTTACGTCAACGCGGGGCTGCCGCGGGGCGGGAGCCGGGGTGGGCGCCGGGGTGGCGGTGAGGCGGCTGCCGCCCGCCGCCCCACGGGTCCCTCGTCTGAAGCGGGACCCCAGGGGTCCCTCGCCTGAGGCGGACCCCCGCGCCCGCCCCGCCCCGCCTCAGGCGAAGAGCCGTCGCCACGTCTCAGGGCCGGGGTAACCGTCCGCGTCTCTGCCGCGCCAGCCCTGGGCCCGCTGGAACGCCTCCACGTTGCGGCGGTCGGCCTCCGACCACGCGGGGCCAGGCCCCTGCGTGTAGTGCTTGCCGTAACCCTTCTTCACCAAGCGCTTGCCCAACTCCGTGACATGGGCGTTCGACTGGCCGGGCCGGAAGTAGCGCCCGCCGGGGAAGGCGGTCGCCGAGCCCGTCGAGCCGCCCGAGCCGCCGCCGATGTCCCGCCCCTTTCCCTCCACCAGATACCGCCACGTCGCCGGGCCCGGAATGCCGTCCGCCTCGGCGCCCTGCCAGCCCTGCGCCTTCTGGAAGGCCTGCGTCGCCCTGCGGTCCGCGTCCGACCAGCGGGGCCCCGGGCCGACCTGGTAGAAACGGCCGCCGCCACGCTTGACCAGCATGCGGCCGAGTTCGGTGACGTGGCCGCCCGAGGCGCCGGGACCGAAAGCGGACGCGCCGGGGAAGGCCGTGCCGGAGGACCCGCCGCCGCCGGAGCCGCCGTCCTCCGCCACGTACTTGTAGCGGTACGGGACATAGCCGCCGGAATGGTTCCAGTACGCGTACGGGGTGGTCCTCTTCAGCGTGTGCGGGCGCGTCTGCTCGTACGCCACGTACCGCGTCTTCGACGAGTCCGTCCAGCCGCCGAAGATCGTCACGTGCGAGCCGGCGGCGGGATTCGACGGGTTGTGGAACAGCAGCATGTCGCCCGGCTTCAACTGGCTCTTGCCGATCCGCACGCCGTACGCGGCGAGGCTGCCCGTCCACTGGTTGCTGCCGAGGCCCCACGCCATCGAGACGAAGCCCGAGCAGTCCTTGCGGTAGCCCTGGTAGTACGCGCTCATGCTGTACGACACCCGGGCGTCGACCCAGGTCTGGGCGCGGGCCAGGATCTGCGCACGCGTCAGCCGCATCGGCGCCGGTGCCGAGTGGGTCGCCGCCTGCTGCGCGAACAGCGGGCCCGGCGCGCCTTGCCCTGGCGGCAGCGGGTTCTGCGTGGCGACCGGGGGCTGCGCCAGCGCGTGGGCGGCGCCCGTGCCCGCGCCCGTCAGGACCGCGCCGAGCGCCACCACGGCCGCGGCGCGCGTACTGGCGCGCGAGCCGCCGCTCGCTCGCAGTGCGAGCCGCTCCCGCGCGCAGCCCGGGCAGGGGCAGTCGCGCGTCACGGGTATCTCGTCGAAGACCGGGGTACTCACATCGCCCTCCATGGGGTCGAACGGGGAGAAATAGGGCTGATGTGGAGAGGGAGTGGTGAGGTGCGTCCTCATGACGCCGTTCGGGGGGATTTCTTTTCGGGGGGTTTCTTCGCGACGGGCTTTGTTCGCCGCGCGGTCAGTCGCATGGGCAGTCGCACGGGTATGAGACGTGCCGCTGCCGGGGACTTCTTCGACCATGGTCGAAAAAGTCGAGCGAGCTGAGCTGGCCGAGCGGGTCGAGACAGTTGAACGGGTCGAGACAGCTGACGAAGTCGCCGCGCGGCACGGGCTGCGGCCCCTGCCGGTGGAGGGCGGCCTGTTCCGGCGGACCTGGGTGGGGCCGCCCGACGCCGACGGCCGCCCGGCCGGCTCCGCGATCCTCGTCCTCCTGACCACCGCGCCCGGGGACTTCTCCGCCCTGCACCGCCTGCCCACCGACGAGGTCTGGCACTTCTACGAGGGCGACGCCCTGGAACTGCTGCTCCTGGCACCCGACGGCACGGACCGCCTCGCCGTGCTGGGGCGGGCCGGGTGCGTACAGCTAGTCGTCCCGGCGGGGACGTGGATGGGGGCGAGGGTGGCGCCCGGCCCGGACGACGGTGGGCGCTACGGGTGGTCGCTGTTCGGGACGACGATGGCGCCCGGTTTCCTGTCCGAGGACTACGAAGGCGGGGACCCGGACGAGCTGGCCGCGCGGTATCCGGGACGGGCGCGGCTCATCCGGGAGCTGTGCAGGCCGGGGGAGCCGGTGCGGATGGGACGGGAAGGAGCGGCGGGGGGCTTCGATGCGTGACGAGGGGGTGGTTGGAGGTGGGCGCGAGGTGTGGCGGGACGAGAGTCTGCCGCGGTTGGACGGGCGCGTCGCTCTCGTCACCGGGGGCAGCGGAGACATCGGTGCCGGGATCGCCCGGCGGTTCGCGCAGGCCGGGGCGGCGGTCGTGGTGCACTTCCGGCGGGGCGAGAGCCGGGCCCGGGAGCTGGTCGAGCGGATCGGGGCGGCGGGCGGTGACGCCGTCGCCCTGGGGGCGGACCTGACCCGGGAGGAGGAGTGCCACCGCCTCGTCGAGGCCGCGTACGCCTGGCGGGGCCGCCTGGACGCGCTGGTCAACAACGCCGGGATCCAGCCCCTGCGGGACCTCGCGGACCTGACGGCCGCGGAGTGGCGGCAGCTCTCCGACGCAAACGTGACCAGCGCCTTCTGCTGCACCCAGGCCGCCGCGGACCTCATGTCCCGGCAGGACGGCGGCGGCACGGTCACGCACATCGCGTCCATCGAGGGCTCGCACCCCGCCCCCGGCCACGCGCACTACAGCGCGTCCAAGGCGGCCCTGATCATGTTCGCCCGCTCGGCGGCCCTGGAGTACGGGCCGCGCGGCATCCGTGTCAACAGCGTCTCGCCCGGCCTCATCGACCGGCCGGGCCTCGCCGAACAGTGGCCGCAGGGCGTGGAGCGGTGGGGGCGGGCCGCGCCGCTCGGGCGGCTCGGACGGCCCGAGGACATCGGCGACGCGTGTGTGTTCCTCGCCTCGGACGCCGCGTCCTGGATCACGGGTACGGATCTGGTGGTGGACGGCGGGGTGGGGGCGCGGCCCACCTGGTAGGGCACCGCCAGATGCCCTGGCGGCGGCCCTGGTCTCTGCCTTGGTCGCCGCCTTGCCCGCCGCCCTGCCCGGCGTCAGCGGTCCAGGTAGGGCGCGGTTGCCGGGAGGCGGGTCAGCCAGGTGTGGACCGCGGCGTTGAATTCGGCGGGGCGTTCCAGGTTCGGCAGGTGCGCTGCTCCCTCGACGACGCACAGCGCGGAGTCGGGCAGCGCGGCGTGCATGGCCTCGGCGTCGGAGACCGGCGTGTACGTGTCGTCGCGGCCGACGACCACGAGGGACGGCACGGCGACGCGGGCCAGCATGGCGCGGTAGTCGGGGCGTTCGGCCCGGCCGCGCAGGGCGGCGGCGGCTCCCTCGGGCGGGGCGGCCAGCATCATGCGGTGGACGTACGCGGACGCCTCCGCGTTGTACGGGGCCACCATCTTGTCCCGCACCTCGTCCGCGTACCCCTTCATGCCCTCGGCGAGGAGCCGGTCCGCCTGGGCGTTGCGGGTGGCCTTGCCCTGCGGGGTCTCCGCCGCGGGGAAGGTGTCGGCCAGGAGGAGGCCCGTGAGGCGTTCCGGGAACAGGCGGTGGCACTCCATGACGAGCTGCCCGCCCATCGAGAGGCCGCCGAGCGCGAACTCCCGTACGCCCAGGTGGTCCAGGAGCGCGGCGACGTCCTCGGCGAAGGTGGCGAAGGCCGTGGTGCCGGGGACGACGGTCGACTCGCCGTAGCCGCGGAGGTCCGGGGTGACGACGCGGTGCGTCCCGGCGAACGCCTCGCGCTGCGGGGCCCACATGGAGCGATCGAAGGGGTGGCCGTGGAGGAGGACGAGGGTGGGGCGGGACGCGGCGGCGGAGCCGGCCTCGGCGTCGCCCGTGTCGTCGTAGCCGATGGTGACGCCGTTGAGCTGTGCGGGTGCCATGAGGGGAGGCTAGGTGGCGCCAACTGGTCGGTGCAATAGGGTCTTTGCTCTCGGTGCAATGTGGGCGCGGTCGGTCGTCGGCGCAGGTAGGTAGGCGGGCGCGTAGGTAGGCAGGCACATAGGTAGGCAGGCAGTCGGTCGGAGCGGGGAGCGAGGGGCGGGGACAGGTGGCGGAGAGCGGGGAGCGGGGCGTGCGGAGGCGGCGGGACTTCCGGGAGGTGGCCGATGAGGTGGCCCGGGAGATCGAGGCGGGGACGCTGCGGGGCGGCGAACGGCTGCCGACGCAGCGGGCCTTCGCGCGGCGGCGGGGGATCGCCGGCTCCACGGCCATCCGCGTGTACGGGGAGCTGGCGCGGCGGGGCCTGGTCGTCGGCGAGGTGGGGCGCGGCACGTTCGTCAGGGCCGCGGCGCCGCATCAGGGCGGCCGGGGCGGCCGTCGGCGCTCATGGCCCGCGCCCTCGGGCCGCTCACGCGCGCCGATGTGCTCCTGGAGGCCACCCGGCCCGCCGCGCCGGACGGTACGCCCGAGGCGCGTGAGGCGGCCGCCACGGTGCTCGCCCGCAGCGGATGGCGCCCGGACCCCGGTCAGCTGCTCTTCGCCGGGAACAGCAGGCAGGCCATCGCCGCCGCCCTCTCCTCGCTCGTCCGTCCCGGCGGCCGCGTGGGCGTCGAGGAAGTCACGTATCCCCTGGTGAGAGCCATCGCCGAACAGCTCGGCGTGCGGCTCGTGCCCATCGCCGTCGACGAGCAGGGCATGCTCCCCGACGCGCTCGCCGCCGCCCACCGCGGCGCCTCCCTCGCCGCGGTGTACGTACAGCCGACCCTGCAGAATCCGCTGTCGGTCACGGCGGGGGCGGAGCGGCGCCTGCAACTCGCCTCGGCCGTACGGGACGCGGGGTGCTGGGTGGTCGAGGACGGTACGTGGGGGTTCCTCGCGGAGGACGCGCCCGTGCCGCTCGCCGCGCTGCTGCCCGAGCGCGTCGTCTTCGTCGACAGCCTGTCCAAGCGCGTCGCCCCCGGCCTCACCCTCGGCATGCTCGCCGCCCCGCCCGGCCATCTGGACGCGCTCGCGCGCAGCCTGCGGTCCGGGGGCTGGACCGCGGGGGGCTTCGCCCTGGAGGCGGCCGTGCGGTGGGTCGGCGACGGGACCGTGGAGGCGTTGGTCGCCGCCAAGCGGGCCGATGTGGGGGTGCGGCACGAGATCGTGCGGGAGCGGTTGATGGGGGCGGGCTCGGGAGCCGGGGCAGGGGCGGGGCCTGGAGCTGGGCCTGGGGCTCGGGTTGGGGCTGGGGCTGGGGCTGGGCGGAGGGGGAGGTTCCGTACCGATCCGCGCTCCTATTACTGCTGGTGGGAGCTGCCCCCGCCCTGGCGTGCCGAGACCTTCGTCGCGGCGGCGGCCGCGCGCGGCATCGCCGTCACGCCGGGCCCTGCCTTCGCCGCCGACGGGCGGCGCGCGGCGCACGCGGTACGGATCGGCCTCGCGTCACCGCCGACGGACGTCCTCGCGGCGGCCCTGGACACACTTATCAGGATCCTGTCAGACAGCCGCCCGGATCCGGCTTCCCCCGCCTGAACGCGACGGGGCGTGCCTATCCTCAACGCCATGTGCGCTTTTGTCCTGGTCGCGGAGGACGACGAGAAACAGGCCGAGCTGGTCCGCCGCTACCTGGAACGCGAGGGCCACGCGGTCTCCGTCGTCCACGACGGGTCCGCCGCCCTCCACGAGGTCCGGCGCAGGCCCCCGGATCTGCTGATCCTCGACGTGATGATGCCGGGGGCCGACGGCCTGGAGGTCACGCGCCTGCTGCGGGACGGGGACGGGCCGCCGGAGCTGATCCGGCTGCCGATCCTGATGCTGACGGCGCGCTCCACCGAGGACGACCTTCTCGCGGGTCTCGACCTGGGCGCCGACGACTACCTCACGAAGCCGTACAGCCCCCGCGAGCTGATGGCCCGCGTACGGACGCTGCTGCGGCGCGCGTCCGGCATCCACGCGCCGTTGCCGGACGCCGGGCGGCGGGTCCTGCGGGTGGGCGGTCTCGTCGTCGACCCGGTGCGGCACGAGGTGACGGTCGACGGGCGCCAGGTCGACTGCACGCCGGGTGAGTTCGACCTGCTCACGGCGCTCGCCGAGGAGCCGGACCGGGTCTTCACCCGGCCTCAGCTCCTCGACCGGATCCACGGCTCGTCCGGCTACATATCGGTGCGGACGGTCGACGTGCACGTGCTCAATCTCCGGAAGAAGGTCGAGGCGGATCCGCGGCGGCCGGGGCGGCTTGTGACGGTCTTCGGGGTGGGGTACAAGCTCACGGGCGGGGGCGGAGCGGGGCGGGGCTGTGGCCGGGGCTGCGGCTGGGGCTGCGGCCGGAGCTGCGGCTGGGGCTGCGGCCGGAGCTGCGGCTGGGGCCGGGGCCCCCGTACCCGCCCTGTGCTCCGTGCCGTCCGTGCCGTCCGGGGCGTCCGCGCCGTCCGCACCCCCACGCCCCCAAACCCCCACGCCCCCACCGACGCGGCGGCCCGCCGTGGCGCGTGACGTTCCGCTCCGTAAGAGCCTGCTGGCCCGGCTGCTCGTCGTGTCCGTCCTCGTCTCCGTCGGCTCGATCGCCGCGACCGCCTGGCTCGCCGCGCAGACCACGTCCGGCGCGCTGCGGCAGGAGCAGGGCCAGGTGCTCGCCGACGACGCCCGTATCTACGACCGTCTCCTCGGCGTCGGCGCGACCGCCCCCGCCTGGCGGGGTGCCGGCGAGGCCGTCCGCGAACTGTCCCGGAGCACCGGCCGCCGCATCGCCCTGACCACGCAGGACCGCAAGGTCATCACCGACTCCGCGGCCCCCTCGAAGCACACCCCGCTGCCCCCGAACGCCTCCGCCGTCCTCGACCCGCTCGCCGTGGACACGACGCTGTCCGCCGGCCGGAGCGACGAGGACGCCAGGGCCGACCGCATCGACCCGCGCGTGGTCGGCCCGTACCGTCTCACTCAGCGCGAGCGCAAGCGGTTGCGTGCCGCCGCCGAGCGCGGTGCGGCCTGTCTGTCCGAGTTCGGCGTCACCTCCGACATCGTCGTCGGCCCCGGCGGACGCCCCTCCCTCCGCATCGACAACGACCCGGGCGACCTCTACAAGACCCGCTGCCACACGCCCTTGCTCGACGTACCGACCGACACCGAGTTCAAGGCCCTGGAGAAGCTCGGCTCCCTCGCCGACGCGTGCATGAGGCGGCGCGGCCTCTCCCCGGTCGAGGTCAGGCTGGACGTGGCCGGGCGCTCCGGCCCGAAGCCGGTCGGCGCGGTCCCGACGTACGTGACACGCGAAACCGCTACGGGCCCCGCGGGCGGCCCCGGGGAGTTCCGGGAGGCCCCGCGGGCACCCGGTGACCGCCGGACCCCTGGGGCCCCCGACCCCGCCGCCCCCGCGTCCGAACCCGCCGGAACCGACCTCAACGCCCTGGACGCCGCCGCCACGTCGTGTGTCGACAGCGCCCGCCGCGAACAACTCGGCCCCTACGTCTCCCCGCCCGCGCTGCTCTTCATCACCAGCCCCGACGGCTCGCGCAGCACGCCCGGCTTCAGCCTCTCCGGGGCCAACACCGTCCGCCTCGCCGGGCTCGCCGCGGCCGTCCTCGCCGTCACGGTCGCCGTCACCGCGCTCGCCGCGACCCGGCTGACCCGGCCGCTGCGGGCACTGACCACCGCGACGCGGCGCATGAAGACGGGCGAGGCGAGCGAACCGGTGCCCGCGAAGGTCACCCGCTCGGCCGGTGAGATCAGCCAACTGGCCGCCGCCTTCAACGACATGGCCGCCCACCGCAAGGCCCTGGAGGAGCAGCGCAAGGCCATGGTGAGCGATGTCGCGCACGAGCTGCGCACCCCGCTCTCCAACATCCGCGGCTGGCTGGAGGCGGCGGAGGACGGCGTCGTCGAGACCGACCCGGCGCTGGTCACCTCGCTCCTCGAAGAGGCCTTGCTGCTCCAGCACATCGTCGACGACCTCCAGGACCTGGCGGCCGCCGACGCCGGCACCCTCCGGCTGCACCGCGAACCGGTACGCGCCGCCGAGATCGCCGAGCAGGTGGCGGCGGCACACCAGGCACGGGCGGACGCCGCCGGGGTGAAGCTCAGGGCCACGGTGCTCGGCGACCCCTGGGTGAGCGCCGACCCGCTGCGGCTGCGCCAGGCGATCGGCAACCTCGTCTCCAACGCGATCCGGCACACCCCGGCGGGCGGCAGCGTACGGATCAGCTGCCGCGGTAAGGGCGACGCCGTCCTGATCGAGGTCGCCGACACCGGCAGGGGGATCGCGCCCGCCGATCTGCCGCACGTCTTCGACCGCTTCTGGCGCGCGGACAAGTCACGTACGAGGTCGACGGGCGGCAGCGGCCTCGGCCTGTCCATCGTGCGGAAGCTGGCGGAGGCGCATGAGGGGGCGGTGACGGCGGAGAGCGTGCCGGGGAAGGGGTCGCTGTTCACGGTGCGGTTGCCGGGGGCGTGAGGCGCGATCGCGTCGGCTCTCAGAAAGGGCTCCGGGCAGGACAAGAGCCCCGGTCGTTCACCTCCGCCGACCGGGGCTCTCTCTCTGCCCCCGGACCCGGCCGCGGCGGCGACACTCCCCCGAGCTACGCGCTGTGCGCGAGTACCGGCGGGCCAGGTCCGATGTAGTGATCACATCAGGCCCCGCCAACAGATCGCTAACATGTGGCCAACGGTCGGCTGATAAGCGACGGTCGGCCCGGGGAGACAGTGTGAGTGAACGGGAGGAACTGCGGTCCGGCCTGCGGTTCGGGCTGCTCGGCGCGCCTGCCGTGTACGACGCCACGGGCGAGCCGCGTCCCGTGCGCAGCGCCAAGGGGCGTGCCCTGCTGGCCGCGCTCCTCCTGGAACCGGACAGGGTCGTCTCGCTCGACGCCCTCAAGGACGCGCTGTGGGGCGGCGCCCCGCCCGCTTCCGCGCACGCCTCCCTCCAGAACCACGTGACGCGGCTGCGCCGCCTCCTCGACGACCCGGAACGGCTGCTCGCGGTACCGCCCGGCTACCGGCTGCGGGTCGACGAGGGCGAGTTGGACGTCCGGGTCTTCGAACACCGGGTGGCGCGGGCGCGGGCGGCGCGCGCCGAGCGGGACTGGGCGCGGGTCGTCACGTGGGCCTCGGACGCGCTGGCGC is a genomic window containing:
- a CDS encoding HAMP domain-containing sensor histidine kinase; translation: MARDVPLRKSLLARLLVVSVLVSVGSIAATAWLAAQTTSGALRQEQGQVLADDARIYDRLLGVGATAPAWRGAGEAVRELSRSTGRRIALTTQDRKVITDSAAPSKHTPLPPNASAVLDPLAVDTTLSAGRSDEDARADRIDPRVVGPYRLTQRERKRLRAAAERGAACLSEFGVTSDIVVGPGGRPSLRIDNDPGDLYKTRCHTPLLDVPTDTEFKALEKLGSLADACMRRRGLSPVEVRLDVAGRSGPKPVGAVPTYVTRETATGPAGGPGEFREAPRAPGDRRTPGAPDPAAPASEPAGTDLNALDAAATSCVDSARREQLGPYVSPPALLFITSPDGSRSTPGFSLSGANTVRLAGLAAAVLAVTVAVTALAATRLTRPLRALTTATRRMKTGEASEPVPAKVTRSAGEISQLAAAFNDMAAHRKALEEQRKAMVSDVAHELRTPLSNIRGWLEAAEDGVVETDPALVTSLLEEALLLQHIVDDLQDLAAADAGTLRLHREPVRAAEIAEQVAAAHQARADAAGVKLRATVLGDPWVSADPLRLRQAIGNLVSNAIRHTPAGGSVRISCRGKGDAVLIEVADTGRGIAPADLPHVFDRFWRADKSRTRSTGGSGLGLSIVRKLAEAHEGAVTAESVPGKGSLFTVRLPGA